In Balaenoptera acutorostrata chromosome 3, mBalAcu1.1, whole genome shotgun sequence, the genomic stretch AATTGAAAAATctgaacataaacataaaaaagcTCGGATTTCAACATTTTTCTTGCCTGAATCGGTTAAAGATGATAGATCCTTCATCAAATTCATATCCAGAATTTAACAGTTCAAGGGCAATGACCGACGCATCCCCAAAGGTAGGGGGCCTTCTCCCCACTTCTTTGAATGTCACCAGAAACTGGTTAGAATGAGTCCTACATGAAAATGAAGAGGTCACATAAAATAGTTTAACAGAATACTTCTGCTGAAAGAACagagaacaaggaaaaaacaCTCTCACTACAGATCAAGCTTTTTTGAGGGGGCCGGGGGGTGTTCACTGAATTAAGGTGCCCCTACATTATCATGATTGTCCCTTTCCTTCAGCACCTGCCAAGAACTAAGGACTAACATCAGGCCTTTCTTGTCTTACATTTCTCTCTGCCTTTACTTCTCTCCTTCCAGTCCTAATCAAGTGTCATTCATTTCTGGCATTTCTAGGCTGTGAGAGCTCCTTAGagtcctcattaaaaaaaacaaaaaaatgccccccaaaacaaaaacccataGCTTCTGATATTCCTATTGTATTCCATTTATGGtctggaagaaggaaaaacaaaagataaatagaaaacagagGAATGCATCCATTCTactatattctggaaaaaaattcaaaacaaaacaaaacctctggGTATAAAATGGTAACCAAAAAAAGACACCTTGCTTAAATAAACTATCAAAGAAACTTCCCTTTATTCATTCTTGCAGCCTTTTAAACATAAACAATATATACTTAAATTACCTGTGAAGTATACTTCTGAGTTTATCACCAACTCCAACAATCTTAACTTCTTTCCCAGCTGCTGTGAGATTGGCCACCTCACTCTTTAAGTGTTTAGCAATCGAGGAATGAATAGCACCACAAAGCCCTCGGTCTGAGGACACACCAATAAGGAGATGTTTCTTCTTGTCTTCAGGCACCTTAATATCAGCCTTTTCATATAGagctaaaaaaaaagtatgtgtaatTACACTAAATACAGCAATAATCCCTAATTTACAAAATGATGCCTCAATATAATCAAGTGTCTGTGCACGTATTTCATTTACGATCAGGCTGAAAACCATAAAGGTTTAAATCTCTATTAAGACAAAGGTTCCTAAGGGCCAAATTATCTTAAATACTGACTAAAAGAAATCGCTAGCACAATTAAAGAACTTGTAAAAAGGCCAGACTTATAGAAGTACCAATTTCTCTAGACTTGCCAAATTTCTAAAGAAGACAAATCTTCAGCGTACAaccaaaaaagcagaaaacaaatatttactgaaatgcTCATATAATCTACATAGCAAGCTTTTATGAAAACTGTTGACATTAAAATGATGGacgccattttattttttatttatttatttttgctgggctgcgtggcttgcgggaccagggatcaaacccgtgccccgtgcagtggaagcacggagtcctaaccactggactgccagggaagtccctatttttggTATTACTAACAACCTCACTTTGTTGGTCTTCCAAGAAGCAGAAGGCAAGAGGTGTTTAAATAGGACAAAATATACATTGATTTTACTGGGGAAATGCATGTGAGAGAAAATAGGAAGgaggtcagaatagccatcacaCCAGGATGCCAGTCTGACCAGTGGGAAGAAAGGTGGGGTGGCAGCTTCCTGGACCACTGTACAGTTGAGGGAAAGTTCAGCGAGGCTGCCAGGGAGCCCCAAGTCTCACAAGAACACGCCTACCTGAGTATCCCACCTGTGCTCAGGTGCTGGCCAGGAGCAGCCCGTGGGAAGCATGGCTTAGGTGCAAAAACACAGGACGATTCAGCAGCTGTGCTCACTCTAGTTACAAAGTGCATCTTCATGGCTGCCACATTCCCCCACTTCAACAAAATTCCTGCTATTGCCTTTTTCAGtatagagcagtgattctcaaatttcAATACCTGAGGACCCTCCATAAAAAGCAGAGAGAAGTAAATACTCAACTCTAAAGTTTAGGGAAGTGGAGAAAATATTCCTTTTCAgtctctttttatgttttatattgtacagcataaaatgtctatttaaagttcttaaatattttattttttatttttatttttttaaattttttttaaagttcttaaatattttaaatgattagcCATTTAATATCTAGCAGATAGTATTTTTTGTTTGAAGGACTTAGAAGCTGAATGGCAGCCTTAACTTGAGTTTTTAATATTACACCACAAATATTATAATTAGATATCTGAGCCAATTTCCTTATTCGATAGTTTTGTGGTTATAGAGTTTTGAGGGGAAACAAATTTATTACACTTACTCGTTTCAGCATGAAAGGTGAACAGTGAATGACTTTCCCCTTTTCATAGAAATAGGCTAGAGTAATTTATCAACCTCTACTGGGCTGCTAACTAGGTGCTCAGTATTATGCTGGTGGGAGAACAGGACTCAGGAGAGCAAACGGCTGGGGCTGTTAATGATTGCTAACCCTAACCTAGCAAGTCTCCATTATGCCTCCTAGGAAAAGCTGAATATGGCTGTTTTTTCTTGTGGCTGCACCACGaagcctgcaggatcttagttccccaaccagggatctaacccgagCCCTGGCAGTaagagtgccaagtcctaaccactggactgccagggaattccctaaatatgGCATTTTTAAAGCAAGGAGCCATTTCCACTGAAGCCTAGTGCCCTATCGTTTTCTCATACAAAAGTTTCTTTAGAGCATGCTTAAAAAAGCatgctaggacttccctggtggcgcaatggttaagaatccgcctgtcaatgcaggggacatgggtttgagccctggttcgggaagatcccacatgctgcggagcaactaagcccgagcgccacaactactgagcctgtgctctagagcccgcaagccacaactactgaagcccgcacgcctagagcccgtgctccacaacaagagaagccaccgcgatgagaagcccgcgcaccgcaacaaagagtagaccctgctcaccgcaactagagaaagccccacgcagcaacaaagacccaacgcagccaaaaattaaaataaataaaataaataaatttatatgtaaaaaaactgactggacttccctggtagcgcagtggttaagaatctgtctgccaatgcagggggacacggattcaagccctggtccaggaagatcccacatgccacggagcaactaagcccgtgcgccgcaactactgagtctgcgctctagagcccgcgagccacaactactgaagcctgcgtgcttagagcccatgctccccaacaagagaagccaccgcaattagaagcccgcgcacagcaatgaagattaGCCCCCCCTCacagcaactaaagaaagcccgcgcgcagcaacgaagacccaatgcagccaaaaaataaaacactgattaAAAAGAGCATGCTATAAATGCATGCTTACAAAATATGAAGAGCACAAGAAAACTATTGCACAAGGTAATTTATATGTAATACGTAGATGTACTAACACATAGATGATACAGATACATCTTTTCTTCAATTTGGAAATAAGCAAATTTCTCCCTCTTTACAGTTGATGTTTAAACATTCCGCTCATGTACTCAGAGTCATATCCATGACTACTCAGTCACCTTCCACTCCAgggcaccccctccccaccctgcagtCCTAAAAGATCACATCACAGTGTAACAGGAAGAAATCAAGCATTTGAGTCTGATGCACTAAATTTCCAAGTTCTTTTGATTTAATAATCTAAGAAAATTTTCAGAATATCTTAAAAGTGAACATGATCACATACAGTGGTCAACAAATAGAGAAGCTCAGATGCCAAGTCACAGAGGTGTAGTTATGACTGCACTGGGCTTCagtttttcttatctgcaaagcgGGAGCTCTGACGGTCCCCACCCGCACAGGGCTGCTGTGATAGATGGGGGCCGGGAAGTACTCAGGACAGATGAGTCACGAGCAGTGATCTCTAGGTTAAACGGTACTTCGTAATTTGTGACTGTACTCTCCTCTTACCCAAGGATCCTATTCCATACACTCGGGCTGGTTTCAGTTCCCTCTCGGCTCGGGAATATTTTGCTGCTGCTACCATTTTCATAGACTTGGTAATTTTCTGGATGTTTTTGATTGATTTTAGTCGCCTGGTAACTGAAAAATAGAAGTGCTGTGTTAAGATAAAGGAGTTATGATTTCATTTGTGAATTTATCGAAATATTTTCCTAAACTGCAAGGTAGAATAATTAGCAGTTAGACCTTCAATTAATAGCAGCTGTTAAGCTAGGCTTAATGTTAGAGTACCAATAACTCAGACCTTGCGCTACCTGGACAGGACAAGCAAAACGGCAACATAATAGTATcaataaattatgtatttaaaacaCTAAATGGTACTGAAAATGGCCTTTAGCCACATATTCCATaacattttatacacacacagttTTTTCTAGTTATATCATTATCATTCTACAGACAACAGAATCAACAACCATGTTGTTGACCTCACATGGGTCTTTTCCAAAACAAGTTCAATGCTGCACACAGATGACATAGCTTCACTGTGTCCATTTTGACCAAATACGTAAATGGGCTAAAGCAgcacatttttatttgtcaaaattTAGTTTTTCTTAATTCACATATTGTGATAAAGTACTTACTATCTTTCAAGGTTGCCATATTTCGAACTTGGATCCTGAGAATAAAGGTGGTAAAaaacattttagttttttgaaaaatagcTCAAAGAAAAACTTGCAAAGTTGATAAACTAATTTAAAGAGTGTTCCATAAAGAAATGATCTATAAGactctgaatgtgtgtgtgtgtgtgtgtatatatatacataaattccTCAATACTGATACCAAACCCTATACCATCAAAGGTCTCATTCTATTTGATCTAACACAAAGCTTCCACTGAAGTCACAATGGCATTCACACATGCTCTATTCCCACCCCTATGTCTTTGCCTATATTGTTCCTGACTTCCTCAGTTCACTGAAACCTTTTCAAATAACATTTAGGGTCAACTACACATTCTAACATGGCCACATGTGTCAAAGTACAGTTTATTTAAACCAATTCTTAACTTTTTCAACTCAATTCAGTAAGCTTTTTACTAAGCAGCTACTCTGCTCCAGGACATGGTCTCTGACCACAAGAAGCATACTATTATCTCATAAACAAGATTTATGCAAATTTATATGTACATGaaatttacattaaatattttctacagtCTTTAAAGTGCTAATGCATTAAAGTCAAAATGACTTGACTTAAAAGTAATGTTGGTGAAAGATAAATTACGAGAGGATCCTCCTCTTACTGGTGAAGACATGTTATCGAATATACATTATCTTTTAGCTCTTAAGTCCATAAAGTACCTGTGTTGGCCTGGAAAGCTCCACGGGAGAAATGAAGAATCGATAAATTTGTGCATAAAGAAGGAGGGCCTAAGGAGGGCATTCCTAGGAACTGGATGTAGTTTTGAAGCTGGAGACATAGCTTGGGTTAATaagtttaaatattattttataggtACTGGGGAAATGATGAATGTTTCTAAGCCCATAAATCAGTTTAGTTTTTCAGTAAGGTATCTCGGATGGCAGTGAAAAGCATAAAATGATACCAAATGTTGAtgacatggaggccaaacaaggGGCTTCCAGACAAGAGAAGGCAAGCACCTGGACTGAGAGGTTGGCTAGGCAACAGGAGACCAGATGTGAGAGCAAGCTGACCCAAAGGTTTCTAATTTAATGACCTAAATGAACAGTGTTGTCATTTAACCAAGAGAGAAAAACTGGGTGGGGGAGATCTCCCTGGAGATAATGAATTTTGAGACAGATTTGTAACTATCAGTAGACATAGTAGTTggtgccaaaaaaaaataaaattaaagaaaaaaagaaaaagaaagagaattagaACGAGAAGCAGGGGGAATATGTCCTAATTCTATAAGACCAGCATAACCCTAATactaaaaccagataaagacattatataagaaatgaaatttagagaatatctctcatgaacatagatgcaaaaatcctcaacaaaatattagcaaatgcaATCCAACCATGtattaaaaacaattatacactacgaccaagtgggatttattccaggtatgtgA encodes the following:
- the ATP5F1C gene encoding ATP synthase subunit gamma, mitochondrial isoform X1 — translated: MFSPAGLAGLSAWAVQPQWIQVRNMATLKDITRRLKSIKNIQKITKSMKMVAAAKYSRAERELKPARVYGIGSLALYEKADIKVPEDKKKHLLIGVSSDRGLCGAIHSSIAKHLKSEVANLTAAGKEVKIVGVGDKLRSILHRTHSNQFLVTFKEVGRRPPTFGDASVIALELLNSGYEFDEGSIIFNRFRSVISYMTEEKPIFSLDTIANAESMSIYDDIDADVLQNYQEYNLANIIYYSLKESTTSEQSARMTAMDNASKNASEMIDKLTLTFNRTRQAVITKELIEIISGAAALN
- the ATP5F1C gene encoding ATP synthase subunit gamma, mitochondrial isoform X3, which gives rise to MFSPAGLAGLSAWAVQPQWIQVRNMATLKDITRRLKSIKNIQKITKSMKMVAAAKYSRAERELKPARVYGIGSLALYEKADIKVPEDKKKHLLIGVSSDRGLCGAIHSSIAKHLKSEVANLTAAGKEVKIVGVGDKLRSILHRTHSNQFLVTFKEVGRRPPTFGDASVIALELLNSGYEFDEGSIIFNRFRSVISYMTEEKPIFSLDTIANAESMSIYDDIDADVLQNYQEYNLANIIYYSLKESTTSEQSARMTAMDNASKNASEMIDKLTLTFNRTRQAVITKELIEIISGAAAL